One Pseudomonas tolaasii NCPPB 2192 genomic window carries:
- a CDS encoding DUF3455 domain-containing protein: protein MNAKALLCLTALLATPAVFAQTGLPDSIKVPDGHKVALETTGVGEITYECKDKANAAGQTEWTFVGPKAVLNDRSGKPVGTYFGPPATWQAKDGSKITGTQLAVAPSGAGNLPYQLVKANPAEGKGAMSGVSYIQRVALKGGVAPSSACTVANKGAQEVVKYQADYIFWAAN, encoded by the coding sequence ATGAACGCTAAAGCATTGCTCTGCCTGACCGCGCTGTTGGCCACCCCTGCCGTTTTCGCCCAAACCGGTTTGCCCGACAGCATCAAGGTGCCGGACGGCCACAAGGTGGCATTGGAGACGACAGGCGTCGGCGAAATCACCTACGAGTGCAAGGACAAAGCCAACGCCGCCGGCCAGACCGAATGGACCTTCGTCGGCCCCAAGGCCGTGTTGAATGACCGCAGCGGCAAGCCGGTGGGCACCTACTTCGGCCCACCGGCCACCTGGCAGGCCAAGGACGGCTCGAAAATCACCGGCACCCAATTGGCGGTGGCACCGTCGGGCGCAGGCAACCTGCCCTATCAACTGGTCAAGGCCAACCCGGCCGAAGGCAAGGGTGCGATGAGCGGCGTGAGTTACATCCAGCGGGTCGCCCTCAAGGGCGGCGTGGCCCCGAGCAGCGCCTGCACGGTGGCGAACAAAGGCGCGCAGGAAGTGGTGAAGTACCAGGCCGACTACATCTTCTGGGCGGCCAACTGA
- a CDS encoding acyl-CoA dehydrogenase family protein produces the protein MTEQHVINPLSTGVDYPALAARFRPIFQRIAEGAVEREHTRALPFEPIQWLKEAGFGAVRVPVEYGGGGASLPQLFELLIELAAADSNVPQALRGHFAFAEDRLNAPPSAGRDLWFKRFVEGDIVGCAWTEIGNVAIGDVVTQVSPDGDNWKLNGEKFYSTGSIFSDWIDVYAQRSDTGGDVIAATRTRQPGVVQRDDWDGFGQRTTGSGTTRFSDAVVEADNVIDFATRFKYQTAFYQLVLLASLAGIGRAALNDVAHQVRSRRRIYSHGNAPHVSQDAQIQQVVGEVAALVYAAEASALKAAVPAQRAYVARFGGNAEVEREANVAAEIESATAQVVVSELIQRATTELFNALGASDVRQGKALDRHWRNARTVSSHNPVIYKARIVGDWVVNGTEPPFVWQIGNGPTRT, from the coding sequence ATGACCGAGCAACACGTGATCAACCCGCTGTCCACCGGCGTCGATTACCCCGCGCTGGCCGCGCGCTTTCGGCCGATCTTCCAGCGCATCGCCGAAGGTGCCGTGGAACGTGAACACACCCGCGCCCTGCCGTTTGAGCCCATTCAATGGCTGAAAGAGGCGGGTTTCGGCGCCGTGCGGGTGCCGGTGGAATACGGCGGCGGCGGCGCTTCATTGCCGCAGTTGTTTGAATTGTTGATCGAACTGGCGGCCGCCGACTCCAACGTGCCGCAAGCGTTGCGCGGGCACTTTGCCTTTGCCGAGGACCGCTTGAACGCCCCGCCGAGCGCGGGCCGCGACCTTTGGTTTAAACGGTTTGTTGAAGGCGATATCGTCGGCTGCGCCTGGACCGAAATCGGCAACGTGGCCATCGGCGATGTGGTCACCCAAGTCAGCCCCGACGGCGATAACTGGAAGCTCAACGGCGAAAAGTTCTACAGCACCGGCAGTATTTTCTCGGACTGGATCGACGTGTACGCCCAACGCAGCGACACCGGCGGCGACGTGATCGCCGCCACCCGCACGCGCCAGCCTGGTGTGGTGCAACGTGACGACTGGGACGGCTTCGGCCAACGCACCACCGGCAGCGGCACCACACGCTTTAGCGACGCGGTGGTGGAAGCCGACAACGTCATCGACTTCGCCACCCGTTTCAAATACCAGACGGCGTTCTATCAGCTTGTCCTGCTGGCCAGCCTGGCCGGGATCGGTCGCGCCGCGCTGAATGATGTGGCCCATCAGGTGCGCAGCCGCCGGCGCATCTACAGCCATGGCAATGCGCCGCATGTCAGCCAGGACGCGCAGATTCAGCAGGTGGTGGGTGAAGTGGCCGCGCTGGTGTATGCCGCCGAAGCCAGCGCATTGAAAGCCGCCGTGCCGGCGCAACGGGCCTATGTGGCGCGGTTTGGCGGGAATGCGGAAGTGGAGCGTGAGGCCAACGTGGCCGCCGAGATCGAGTCGGCGACAGCGCAGGTGGTGGTATCGGAACTGATTCAGCGGGCGACCACCGAACTGTTCAATGCGCTGGGCGCTTCGGACGTGCGCCAGGGCAAGGCGCTTGATCGGCATTGGCGCAATGCGCGCACGGTGTCCTCGCACAACCCGGTGATCTACAAGGCGCGGATTGTGGGGGATTGGGTGGTCAATGGCACCGAACCGCCGTTTGTGTGGCAGATCGGTAATGGCCCGACCAGGACCTGA
- a CDS encoding magnesium transporter CorA family protein, giving the protein MIQRFELSGGKLDSGAGEDAPILLVSNPDLLEREWLRDHHKLDEHALASALDPDEVSRIEFHPDNLFLIWKRPENYSGGGNLVFEVSSCGLLFSPGRLLVIATDDTPLSGLGARRSLHTPLDVLLDLLLNNIHHYLGHLKVIKLVARELQQQFNASMSNHHLMQMFNLSESLIYYINALHSNGAVLSRLRNHGEKEHFSAEVLGLIDDLIIENHQCYKQAEIYSNVFSGLIDARGNLMNNSMNDLLRKLTLINVVFLPLNLIASVGGMSEFSMMTAGTPWWVSYPLFLLAMGVGAGLMVVGLKRMARGRRVIRADCVSSDT; this is encoded by the coding sequence ATGATCCAGCGCTTTGAATTGAGTGGCGGCAAGCTGGACAGCGGGGCGGGCGAGGATGCACCGATTTTGCTGGTCAGCAACCCCGACCTCCTGGAACGCGAATGGCTGCGCGACCACCACAAACTTGACGAACACGCCCTGGCCTCGGCGCTCGACCCGGACGAGGTGTCGCGCATCGAGTTTCACCCCGACAACCTGTTCCTGATCTGGAAACGCCCGGAGAATTATTCCGGCGGCGGCAACCTGGTGTTCGAGGTGTCGTCCTGCGGCCTGTTGTTTTCACCTGGCCGCCTGCTGGTGATTGCCACCGATGACACCCCGCTGTCCGGGCTCGGCGCGCGGCGGTCGTTGCACACGCCGCTGGATGTGCTGCTCGACCTGTTGCTCAACAACATCCACCACTACCTCGGCCATTTGAAGGTGATCAAGCTGGTGGCGCGGGAGCTGCAGCAGCAGTTCAACGCGTCCATGAGCAATCACCATCTGATGCAGATGTTTAACCTCAGCGAAAGCCTGATCTATTACATCAACGCACTGCACAGCAACGGCGCGGTGCTGTCACGGCTGCGCAACCATGGGGAGAAGGAGCATTTCAGCGCCGAGGTGCTGGGGCTGATTGACGACCTGATCATTGAAAATCACCAGTGCTACAAGCAGGCGGAGATCTATTCCAATGTGTTTTCCGGGTTGATCGATGCGCGCGGGAATTTGATGAACAACAGCATGAATGACCTGTTGCGCAAGCTGACGCTGATCAACGTGGTGTTTTTGCCGTTGAACCTGATTGCGAGTGTGGGCGGGATGTCGGAGTTCAGCATGATGACGGCGGGGACGCCGTGGTGGGTGTCCTATCCGTTGTTTTTGCTGGCGATGGGGGTGGGGGCGGGCTTGATGGTGGTGGGGTTGAAGAGGATGGCTCGTGGGAGGCGTGTTATCAGGGCAGATTGCGTTTCTTCAGACACATGA
- a CDS encoding RimK family protein, producing the protein MSAVQGHWREVSGQTVAATITSNGYFSAPQRGSSQVVIIVERKEDWASYFPSEDIVTAQEYLEQTREGETGKRVQVINLCRSYKYLGHGYYCSLLAEARGHRVIPSVRTISELTKKSLYGLSLDDLDKTLDKALSHHLYSNTEGFTLTLYFGRTNIEPLQELARQLFETFPCPILLVEFRKNNGWHIEGVKSGVLHKLRDDQEDQFAHALDNFSRKIWRQPRSRRLARYDLAILHDPQEQLPPSNAKALENFVRVGKGLGIDVELIERKDYSRLAEYDALLIRETTSVDNHTYRFAKKAESEGLVVMDDPASILRCTNKVYLTDLLNSHQLGMPATEILYKERPEDFERVGERLGFPLVLKIPDGCFSRGVIKVESQEALLKATAELFEHSVLLLAQEFFYTEYDWRIGVLNRKPIFACQYFMSKGHWQIYNHKAIGQDINGECRTLAVHEAPKAVVELAVKTANLIGDGLYGVDLKQSGDKVVVIEVNDNPNMDAGIEDAYLQDDLYALVLEEFVRRLELKRQGQVW; encoded by the coding sequence ATGTCGGCGGTACAAGGTCATTGGCGTGAAGTATCCGGGCAAACTGTCGCGGCGACAATAACTTCCAACGGTTATTTTTCGGCGCCCCAACGAGGTTCCAGTCAAGTCGTGATTATTGTCGAGCGCAAGGAAGATTGGGCCTCTTACTTCCCCAGCGAAGACATCGTCACCGCCCAGGAATACCTCGAACAGACCCGTGAAGGCGAGACGGGCAAGCGGGTGCAGGTGATCAACCTGTGTCGCAGCTACAAGTACCTGGGGCATGGTTACTACTGCTCGCTGCTGGCTGAAGCGCGAGGGCACAGGGTAATTCCTTCGGTGCGCACCATCAGCGAGTTGACGAAAAAGTCGTTGTACGGCTTATCTCTGGACGACCTGGATAAAACCCTCGATAAAGCCTTGAGTCATCACCTTTACAGCAATACCGAAGGCTTTACCCTGACACTTTATTTTGGTCGCACCAATATTGAACCGTTGCAGGAGTTGGCCCGGCAGTTGTTTGAAACCTTTCCTTGCCCGATCCTGTTAGTTGAATTTCGCAAGAATAACGGCTGGCATATCGAGGGGGTTAAATCCGGCGTACTGCACAAGTTGCGCGACGACCAGGAAGACCAGTTCGCCCATGCGCTGGACAACTTCAGCCGCAAGATCTGGCGCCAGCCACGCTCACGCCGCCTGGCCCGTTACGACCTGGCGATCCTCCACGATCCCCAGGAGCAACTGCCGCCATCCAATGCCAAGGCCCTGGAAAATTTCGTACGCGTGGGCAAAGGGTTGGGCATTGATGTGGAGCTGATCGAGCGCAAGGATTACTCGCGCCTGGCCGAGTACGACGCCTTGCTGATCCGCGAGACCACCAGCGTCGACAACCACACCTACCGCTTCGCCAAAAAGGCCGAGAGCGAAGGCCTGGTGGTGATGGACGACCCGGCGTCGATCCTGCGTTGTACCAACAAGGTTTACCTCACTGACCTGCTCAACAGCCATCAACTGGGCATGCCCGCCACCGAAATTCTTTACAAGGAACGACCGGAAGATTTCGAACGGGTCGGCGAGCGCCTGGGCTTTCCGCTGGTGCTGAAGATCCCCGACGGCTGTTTTTCCCGGGGCGTGATCAAGGTGGAAAGCCAGGAAGCCTTGCTCAAGGCCACCGCCGAATTGTTCGAACATTCCGTGTTGTTGCTGGCCCAGGAGTTTTTCTACACCGAATACGACTGGCGCATCGGCGTACTCAACCGCAAGCCGATCTTTGCCTGCCAGTACTTCATGTCCAAGGGCCATTGGCAGATCTACAACCACAAGGCCATCGGCCAGGACATCAACGGCGAGTGCCGTACCCTGGCGGTCCACGAAGCGCCCAAGGCGGTGGTGGAACTCGCGGTGAAGACCGCCAACCTGATCGGCGACGGCCTTTACGGCGTGGACCTCAAGCAGTCCGGCGACAAGGTGGTGGTGATCGAAGTCAACGACAACCCGAACATGGACGCCGGCATCGAAGACGCCTACCTGCAGGACGACCTCTACGCCCTGGTACTGGAAGAATTCGTACGGCGCCTGGAGCTCAAGCGCCAGGGCCAGGTGTGGTGA
- the sfnG gene encoding dimethylsulfone monooxygenase SfnG gives MSQQAVKFAYWVPNVSGGLVVSKIEQRTHWGIDYNRKLAQLAEAAGFEYGLTQIRFTAGYGAENQHESVAFSHALLAATTTLKVIAAILPGPWQPALAAKQLATIDQLTNGRIAVNIVSGWFKGEFQAIGEHWLEHDERYRRSEEFIRALKGIWTQDDFTFKGDFYRFNNYTLKPKPLGQPEVFQGGSSRAARDMAARVSDWYFTNGNTPEGIKAQVDDIRAKAAANNHSVKVGVNAFVIARDTEEEARAVLADIIDKADPEAVNAFGDAAKQAGKASPEGEGNWAKSSFEDLVQYNDGFKTNLIGTPQQIAERIVALKAVGVDLVLAGFLHFQEEVEYFGERVLPLVRELEAKAGIQQVA, from the coding sequence ATGAGTCAGCAAGCCGTTAAATTTGCCTATTGGGTACCCAACGTCAGCGGTGGGCTGGTGGTCAGCAAGATCGAACAGCGCACCCACTGGGGCATCGACTACAACCGCAAACTGGCGCAATTGGCGGAAGCGGCCGGTTTTGAATATGGCCTGACGCAGATTCGCTTTACCGCCGGCTACGGCGCAGAAAACCAGCACGAATCCGTGGCGTTCAGCCATGCGCTGCTGGCAGCGACGACCACACTCAAGGTGATTGCGGCAATCCTGCCGGGCCCATGGCAACCTGCGTTGGCAGCCAAGCAACTGGCGACCATCGACCAACTCACCAATGGCCGCATCGCGGTCAATATCGTCAGTGGCTGGTTCAAAGGCGAATTTCAGGCCATCGGCGAGCATTGGCTGGAACACGACGAGCGCTATCGCCGCTCCGAAGAGTTCATCCGCGCCCTCAAAGGCATCTGGACCCAAGACGATTTCACCTTCAAGGGCGACTTCTACCGTTTCAACAACTACACCCTCAAACCCAAACCGCTGGGCCAGCCCGAAGTGTTCCAGGGCGGCAGCTCGCGGGCGGCGCGGGACATGGCCGCGCGCGTGTCGGACTGGTATTTCACCAACGGCAACACCCCGGAAGGCATCAAGGCCCAGGTCGATGACATTCGTGCCAAGGCCGCGGCGAATAACCATTCGGTCAAAGTCGGCGTGAACGCGTTTGTGATCGCTCGCGACACCGAGGAAGAAGCCCGTGCCGTGCTCGCAGACATCATCGACAAGGCCGACCCGGAAGCCGTCAACGCCTTTGGGGATGCGGCCAAACAGGCGGGCAAGGCGTCGCCCGAAGGCGAGGGCAACTGGGCCAAGTCCAGCTTTGAAGACCTGGTGCAATACAACGACGGTTTCAAGACCAATTTGATCGGCACCCCGCAGCAGATTGCCGAGCGCATCGTCGCACTCAAGGCGGTGGGCGTGGATTTGGTGCTGGCCGGCTTCCTGCACTTTCAGGAAGAAGTCGAGTACTTCGGCGAGCGCGTGCTGCCGCTGGTGCGCGAGCTGGAAGCCAAGGCCGGAATCCAGCAAGTGGCCTGA
- a CDS encoding class I SAM-dependent methyltransferase, whose protein sequence is MTGVHTSAQQGFSTQAVTYAQGRPDYPRQLTGWLTDTLHIDAHSTVIDLGAGTGKFTRLLSTLAPTLIAVEPVEAMGAQLAKLLPDVRLLPGTAEAIPLEAASADAVVCAQAFHWFSTEAALADIHRVLKPGGRLGLVWNVRDESVDWVAAITAIITPYEGDTPRFHTGHWREAFTGEYFSAPEMTCFPYSHVGSPQEVIMDRFLSVSFIAALGPAEKATVTAQLQALIDTHPALKGRDTVAFPYRTQAYVCQRLS, encoded by the coding sequence ATGACTGGTGTTCACACGTCTGCTCAACAAGGTTTCTCGACCCAGGCCGTCACCTACGCCCAAGGCCGGCCGGACTATCCGCGGCAACTCACCGGCTGGCTCACCGACACCCTGCATATTGATGCGCACTCCACGGTGATCGATCTGGGCGCCGGCACCGGCAAGTTCACCCGGTTGCTCAGCACCCTGGCGCCGACGCTGATTGCCGTCGAGCCGGTGGAGGCCATGGGCGCGCAGTTGGCAAAACTGCTGCCGGACGTGCGTTTGCTTCCCGGCACGGCCGAAGCCATCCCCCTCGAAGCCGCCAGCGCCGATGCGGTGGTCTGCGCGCAGGCTTTCCACTGGTTTTCCACTGAGGCGGCGTTGGCGGACATTCACCGCGTGCTGAAGCCCGGCGGTCGCCTGGGGCTGGTGTGGAATGTGCGCGATGAATCGGTGGATTGGGTGGCGGCGATCACGGCCATCATCACCCCGTATGAAGGTGATACGCCGCGCTTTCATACCGGCCACTGGCGCGAAGCCTTCACCGGTGAGTATTTTTCCGCACCCGAGATGACGTGCTTTCCTTACAGCCACGTCGGCAGCCCGCAGGAAGTGATCATGGACCGCTTTCTCTCGGTCAGCTTTATTGCCGCGCTGGGACCGGCTGAAAAAGCCACGGTCACCGCGCAGCTGCAGGCGCTGATCGATACCCATCCGGCCTTGAAAGGGCGCGATACCGTGGCCTTTCCGTACCGGACCCAGGCGTACGTCTGTCAGCGCCTGAGCTAA
- the map gene encoding type I methionyl aminopeptidase produces the protein MIKTPAQLAVMRESGRLLAQVFTMLDGFVAAGRSTLELDSAVETFIRHELKARPASLGQYDYPFCINTSLNEVVCHGMPSAKDILKDGDIINIDITLEKGGFIADSSKMYMIGNVAPKAQRLVEKTFEAMWAGIRTVRPGARLGDIGHAIQSHAQTNGYSVVREYCGHGIGREMHEEPQILHFGRPGTGMELREGMVFTIEPMLNQGSAKVRNLKDGWTVVTRDNSLSAQWEHTVAVTADGFEVLTLQPVA, from the coding sequence ATGATCAAGACCCCCGCACAGCTTGCCGTGATGCGTGAATCCGGGCGCCTGCTGGCCCAGGTGTTCACCATGCTCGACGGCTTTGTCGCCGCCGGCCGCTCCACCCTGGAGCTCGACAGTGCCGTCGAGACCTTTATCCGCCATGAGCTGAAAGCCCGCCCGGCGAGCCTGGGGCAGTACGACTACCCCTTCTGCATCAACACGTCTCTCAACGAAGTGGTGTGCCATGGCATGCCCAGCGCCAAGGACATCCTCAAGGATGGCGACATCATCAACATCGACATCACCCTGGAAAAAGGCGGTTTCATCGCCGACTCCAGCAAGATGTACATGATCGGCAACGTGGCGCCCAAGGCGCAGCGCCTGGTGGAAAAAACCTTCGAGGCGATGTGGGCCGGTATTCGCACGGTCCGGCCGGGTGCGCGACTGGGGGATATCGGGCATGCGATCCAGAGCCACGCGCAAACGAACGGCTACAGCGTGGTACGCGAATATTGCGGCCACGGCATCGGCCGCGAAATGCATGAGGAACCGCAAATTCTGCACTTCGGGCGACCCGGCACCGGGATGGAACTGCGCGAAGGCATGGTGTTTACGATTGAGCCGATGCTGAATCAGGGCAGCGCCAAAGTGCGCAACCTCAAGGATGGCTGGACGGTTGTAACCAGGGACAACAGCCTGTCGGCGCAGTGGGAACACACCGTGGCGGTGACCGCAGACGGCTTTGAAGTGCTGACCCTGCAACCGGTCGCCTGA
- the ilvA gene encoding threonine ammonia-lyase, biosynthetic: protein MNTCPVPPAADAGLLEHYVKKILAAPVYDLAVRTPLQAAPALSAMLGNQVLLKREDLQPTFSFKIRGAYNKLVQLTAEQKARGVVTASAGNHAQGVALAARELGIQARIVMPCSAPELKVLGVRSRGAEAVLHGDSFPFALAHALQLAHTTGSTFVSPFDDPDVIAGQGTVAMEVLRQQQGRLDAIFVPVGGGGLIAGIAAYVKYLRPDVRIIGVEPEGSSCLLAALRAGERVVLPSVDGFADGTAVAQIGAYGFQICQQWVDEVITVSNDELCSAMKLIYDDTRSITEPSGALAVAGIRKYVALTGVQQQTLVAINSGANINFDSLRHVAERVAAQVAV, encoded by the coding sequence ATGAACACCTGCCCCGTTCCCCCTGCCGCCGATGCCGGGCTGCTTGAACACTATGTGAAAAAGATCCTCGCCGCGCCGGTGTATGACCTGGCGGTGCGCACGCCGTTGCAGGCGGCCCCGGCCTTGTCGGCGATGCTGGGCAATCAGGTGCTGCTCAAGCGCGAAGACCTGCAACCGACGTTTTCCTTCAAGATCCGCGGCGCCTACAACAAGCTGGTGCAGCTCACGGCCGAGCAAAAGGCGCGTGGTGTGGTCACGGCGTCGGCGGGCAACCATGCCCAGGGCGTGGCGCTGGCGGCACGGGAACTGGGGATACAGGCGCGCATCGTCATGCCCTGCAGCGCGCCGGAGCTGAAGGTGTTGGGCGTGCGTTCGCGAGGCGCCGAGGCGGTGCTGCACGGTGACAGTTTCCCGTTTGCCCTGGCCCACGCGCTGCAATTGGCGCATACCACGGGCAGCACTTTTGTCTCGCCATTTGACGACCCCGATGTGATCGCCGGCCAGGGCACGGTGGCGATGGAGGTGCTGCGCCAACAACAAGGCCGGCTGGACGCGATCTTCGTGCCGGTGGGCGGCGGTGGCCTGATCGCGGGCATCGCCGCGTACGTCAAATACCTGCGCCCCGACGTGCGCATCATCGGTGTGGAGCCCGAAGGCTCCAGTTGCCTGCTGGCGGCCTTGCGTGCGGGCGAGCGCGTGGTGTTGCCGAGTGTCGACGGGTTTGCTGACGGCACGGCGGTGGCGCAGATCGGCGCCTATGGTTTCCAGATCTGCCAGCAATGGGTCGATGAAGTGATCACCGTCAGCAACGACGAGCTGTGCAGCGCCATGAAGCTGATTTACGACGATACACGGTCCATCACCGAACCTTCCGGCGCATTGGCCGTGGCCGGCATTCGCAAATACGTGGCTCTGACGGGGGTGCAACAGCAAACGCTGGTAGCGATCAATTCAGGCGCCAACATCAACTTCGATAGTTTGCGACATGTTGCTGAAAGAGTTGCCGCGCAAGTTGCCGTCTAA
- a CDS encoding GNAT family N-acetyltransferase/peptidase C39 family protein, with translation MALFFRIATPADVPELVALEQHCFTTDRLSPRSFQWMVSRAHGRLLVAENDGQLLGYALVLFHRGTSLARLYSIAIAEHARGLGLGKQLLARIEACAVEHDCAYLRLEVRTDNPGALALYERNGYRRFALINDYYADHTAALRLEKRIVQHSDARPHSVPYYQQTTDFTCGAACLLMAMGALVPERLAQRREELQIWREATTVFMTAGHGGCSPQGLALAAWRRGFRVRMQVNVRGPLFLDGVRDPHKKDVMRLVHEAFEEELAGSDVEQLFGSALDLPQVLRDGGQPLVLISSYRLTRSKSPHWVMVTDCDEDFVYLHDPDVDHSQHRQPLDCQHLPVSHGEFERMCRFGNNKLRAAVVVFTR, from the coding sequence ATGGCTCTTTTCTTTCGCATTGCAACCCCCGCAGATGTGCCCGAACTGGTGGCGCTGGAACAGCACTGTTTCACCACCGACCGGCTTTCGCCGCGCAGCTTTCAATGGATGGTCAGCCGCGCCCACGGCCGGTTGCTGGTGGCGGAAAATGACGGGCAACTGCTGGGCTACGCGCTGGTGCTGTTCCATCGCGGCACCTCGCTGGCGCGCCTGTATTCGATTGCCATCGCCGAACACGCGCGCGGTCTGGGCCTGGGCAAACAGTTGCTGGCGCGGATCGAGGCCTGCGCCGTCGAGCACGATTGCGCCTACCTGCGTCTGGAAGTGCGCACCGACAACCCCGGCGCCCTGGCCCTGTATGAGCGCAACGGTTACCGGCGCTTTGCGCTGATCAACGACTATTACGCAGACCACACCGCCGCCCTGCGCCTGGAAAAACGCATCGTCCAGCACAGCGACGCGCGCCCGCACAGCGTGCCCTATTACCAGCAAACCACCGACTTCACCTGCGGCGCCGCCTGCCTGCTGATGGCGATGGGCGCGCTGGTGCCCGAACGCCTCGCGCAGCGCCGCGAGGAATTGCAGATCTGGCGCGAAGCAACCACCGTATTCATGACCGCCGGCCATGGCGGTTGCAGCCCGCAAGGCCTGGCACTGGCAGCGTGGCGCCGGGGGTTTCGCGTGCGCATGCAGGTGAACGTGCGCGGGCCCTTGTTTCTGGATGGCGTACGCGACCCGCATAAAAAGGATGTCATGCGCCTGGTGCATGAAGCGTTTGAAGAAGAATTGGCCGGCAGCGATGTGGAGCAACTGTTCGGCAGCGCACTGGACTTGCCGCAAGTGCTGCGTGACGGCGGGCAGCCGCTGGTGCTGATCAGCAGCTACCGCCTCACCCGCTCCAAGTCGCCGCATTGGGTGATGGTCACCGATTGCGACGAAGATTTCGTCTACCTGCACGACCCTGACGTGGACCACAGCCAGCACCGCCAACCCCTGGACTGCCAGCACCTGCCGGTCAGCCACGGGGAGTTCGAGCGCATGTGCCGTTTCGGCAACAACAAATTACGCGCGGCGGTCGTCGTCTTCACCCGGTAA
- a CDS encoding sulfite exporter TauE/SafE family protein, translating to MDVGNFGFVIAGLIVGFIVGMTGVGGGSLMTPILLWFGINPATAVGTDLLYAAITKSGGVLVHSKNKNIDWTITGWLTLGSVPAVLLTLWFLASLHTDPSAMNAVIKQALGVVLLLTALAILFKKTLLAFAQRHAGDDYRMSPRNLNALTVITGAILGTMVALTSIGAGALGTVALFILYPFLATRRLVGTEIAHAVPLTLVAGLGHASMGNMDWHLLGFLLMGSLPGIYLGSHMTGKVPDGVLRPCLAIMLMSIGYKLAF from the coding sequence ATGGATGTGGGGAATTTTGGTTTTGTCATTGCCGGCCTGATCGTGGGTTTTATCGTGGGCATGACCGGTGTGGGCGGGGGCTCGTTGATGACGCCGATCCTGCTCTGGTTCGGCATCAACCCGGCGACTGCCGTGGGCACCGACCTGTTGTACGCGGCCATCACCAAGTCCGGTGGCGTGCTGGTACACAGCAAGAACAAAAACATCGACTGGACCATCACCGGCTGGCTCACCCTGGGCAGTGTGCCTGCGGTGCTGCTGACCCTGTGGTTTCTCGCCAGCCTGCACACCGACCCCAGCGCGATGAACGCAGTGATCAAACAGGCCCTCGGCGTGGTGCTGTTGCTGACCGCCCTGGCCATTTTGTTCAAGAAAACCCTGTTGGCCTTCGCCCAGCGCCATGCCGGCGATGACTACCGCATGAGCCCGCGCAACCTGAATGCGCTCACCGTGATTACCGGTGCCATCCTCGGCACCATGGTTGCGCTGACGTCCATCGGCGCCGGGGCTTTGGGCACTGTGGCGCTGTTTATCCTTTATCCGTTCCTGGCCACACGGCGGCTGGTCGGCACCGAGATCGCCCACGCGGTGCCCCTGACCCTGGTGGCCGGCCTGGGCCACGCGAGCATGGGCAATATGGACTGGCACTTGCTGGGCTTTTTGCTGATGGGCTCGCTGCCGGGCATTTACCTGGGCAGCCACATGACCGGCAAGGTGCCCGATGGTGTGCTGCGCCCGTGCCTGGCGATCATGTTGATGAGTATTGGCTACAAGCTGGCCTTCTAA
- a CDS encoding DUF1652 domain-containing protein, whose product MLSELELRSIIEGSFLPKRCECTKAEDASLTIKVYDDRDRDRVDLEVKGINADKLDSSRAICNLITGLREDLKHTHSPVLQRAGGRAYY is encoded by the coding sequence ATGCTTTCGGAATTAGAGCTTCGCAGCATTATTGAAGGAAGTTTCCTGCCCAAACGGTGCGAATGCACCAAAGCCGAAGATGCCTCGTTGACGATCAAGGTCTATGACGACCGCGACCGTGACCGGGTGGATCTGGAAGTCAAAGGCATCAACGCCGATAAACTCGACAGCAGTCGAGCCATTTGCAACCTCATTACCGGGTTGCGCGAAGACCTCAAGCATACCCATTCACCTGTTCTGCAACGAGCGGGCGGGCGCGCCTATTACTAG
- a CDS encoding ParD-like family protein: MGIVKITDQLHEQLRLASAAMDRSINAQAEFWIKIGLLAELNPHLPYNDLINKLLLDKPDLVRGRG; the protein is encoded by the coding sequence ATGGGCATCGTCAAAATCACCGACCAATTGCACGAACAACTCCGCCTGGCCAGCGCCGCCATGGACCGCTCCATCAACGCCCAGGCCGAATTCTGGATCAAAATCGGCCTGCTGGCCGAGCTCAACCCCCACCTGCCCTACAACGACCTGATCAACAAACTGTTGCTGGACAAACCCGACCTGGTCCGAGGGCGCGGCTGA